In Caloenas nicobarica isolate bCalNic1 chromosome 6, bCalNic1.hap1, whole genome shotgun sequence, the DNA window GAGAGGATCGGAGCCGCCTTGCCCAAACATGCTCGTATACTTATTTGAGTGCCAGATCTCGGTGCCACAAAGAAGGATTCCCAGGACAGCTGCTGCCCTCTTGGTGTTCAGAATTTCATCCCCATTCGTGCTCCGTGTGTCTGTGCAGTTTAGGGGCCATAACTGCCCCATTTGCTGGAATACTCTGAGTCTGACCGTGTGCATTAGCAGAGGCCCCTGGCAGTAACTCTGCATGACCACCCTCTGCTTAAAAgttaaatattcctttttatttagcATTTGGTATTTGTGTCGTGCATATTGAGGGCACTTTATTAGGCCAAATTTCATGCTGCTTGTGTTTGTGCAGAAGAGGCTGGCTACGTTTACCATCTCCTGTTGCTGTGGGTGAGTACAGGGTCACTGTCCTCGCAGGGTCCTGCTGTGTCTGGACATCAAGGAGAGATTTTAAGATGTGTGAGTTGGAAGAAACATGTCCTGTCAGCCAGGTAACCCATGATCTTTTGAGCAAGAACCAGAGGAGAAAAGTAGGTGGAAAAATCCCTGAGAGAACACTCCCAACATGCAGGTTTTCAGGCAAAGAAAGAACGAACTTTGCTGAAAGTTCTCACTGTTGTCCAGGAAGAGATTTTGGAGAGGTCTCACGAGAAGAGCAGCTCCCGTCAGAGGAGATGCCCAGCTGAAGCTGGGACGTGTACTTTGCAGTGCTGGCCCCATGGTATATGGACCATAAACATTTCCAGCAGCCGGCATCTGCTTGTGCTTGCAAGTCAAAACAACGTTTCGTGCAGCTTTATCTCCATGGCCATGATATCACCTCCATAAACACACAGTAATATGTGcgtgtgtgtttatgtgtgaCTGTGAATATGTTTATGTATGTAGATACATACACATCGATATGTCAATGTATATGAATAGTTAATAAGTACAATGCTTTGACCTATGTCTGGTTTTGCTGATGCAGTTTATCTTTCTGCACAGCCCCTAATGTAATtaagagggaggggaaaatgcCTGTGAAAGATCTGATCAGTTAATTCGGATATACTTTTGGGGAATACTGTATTGTTAAATTGTGACACGCTGAACCAGCATGAAATCTCAAAGCTTGGTGAAGCACACGTGTGTGGTCTGTctttccaaagctgcttttgcCACGTCCCAAAGGAATAGTAGAGACAGAGCGTGGGGATTGCTCTCGGGATAACACCACCCGCCAAGACCTTGCAGGAGGACTCGGTGGCGCCGGTGGTAGAGCAGCCCTTGCAGAAACAGTGACGAGCAGATCTTTCCAGCAATattctgaaaaagcaaagcttttcctGTCCATACTGACATTTTTAGCACCAATAAGTGGGGGTAGATACCTTTAGAGAGATaagatttgaaaataatattgcCAGGTGAAAATGTCAGGAGAACAGCTAAAAGTGATAAGTTTTTTCTGTCAGCTCAGGGTGCTgagcctgagcagcagcattttcccccaaatcccaggtggtgcatccagcagcaggtccagggatggagcagggcGGGTCTTGCAAAAGTGGCTGCCAGAACAGTGGGGGCTTTGACCAGAAAACAACATTAACACTCAGCTTTAAGGCTGCTCTTGCTATTGCTGGGACTGGTCACCTTCGCGAAGGTGACAAACGGGAGAATTCAGCTGCCTCATACTCTTTGGGTGTAAGGGGGGCAGCTCAGCTAATCCCAAGGACTACATTCTGTGGTTTTCAATTCACCTTTTGGTTCACTTCCCCGTGAGCTGTGACATAGATAATGTCACATCCAGGCTGTCCCCTGCGTGGGCATTGAGGctaaagctgttttctgtagGACTCAGATTTTCAATTCACGCATACTGAATCCAACACAATCATGCTGTAAAGAAGCCGTGAGTGGATTTATCACATTAGCCATCACAGACTATTAGGTgaacaaaaaataatacttccatgaataaatatttaattaagatagattattattttcttaatacagCATACCGTTATACCGCAGCTGTTGTTGTGACTCTTCATCGCAATGGAATGGGcttcttcagaaacatttttgcgGGGAATATATGTTATCCCACGCCAGCGACATCCCCAGCGATGTTCCAGAAAGCAGCTCTCAGTCTTCTGAGACCACTGTCAGCAACGTCGTTCACTTCACTGGGCACCACGCCAGTGACTGTGGGTCCAAAAACTACATTGGCAAACATCATTCTGAACCTAATAAGGGTTCTCACCATCGCTAACCACAATTCAGTGGTGACCatgttttttacaaaaatatccTACCCTCGCCAAAACTACTGACTCTAAGTTTGTCCCTAGAAAagacattctttttttcccatggtgCAGATAGCTActgtaaaaatgtttcctgttttGCGTCTTTTTTCAGTCCTGTTGACTAGTGGTAGCTACAGACAGCCATTCCTCTCAGATTacacaaaatgtgaaaaatctaaacaaaaacGCCATTCGGATTAGATATGCGGTTAGGTTCTGAGACAGATTTCCATACATATGGCATCAGACaagtgaaatatgaaaatattataaaactTGGGTAGTACTGACAGTTTCGAGGTTTCCTTGGAAAGCTGCTTTATAGTGTACTTgcaactgcaaagaaaaaaaaaataatgaagaaagtttattcattttctgtgcAGCAAAAACGTCAGCCAGCAATTGTTCTGGTCCTGCCCTTTGTGACACAAgctcagatatttttatttcacatttttattctcttcgATTCCTGCCTCTCCTCTACCCAAGTAGCTCTGATTTAACTTCTCTGGAGAGTCAAAACAAAGCTCTGATTCATCTGACGAAGGCGCTCGGGGCTGCATCCAAGAAGTGAGCTGTGATAGCGATCCAGGAGGAGCTTTCCTGGAGCCAGCGAGGACGCACGGAGCTGGTGATGCTGACACCAGCCACGGTTCCCATAACTACTGCCTGCCGAGTGCTCCTCGGGGAGCCCTTCCCTGCCTCTGCTGATCTGCTGTTGTTCAAAACTTctcccaaacaaaaacataccTTTGGGTTGCAAAAACATGCCTTTGGGCTGTGAAGGACATATTTTCCTGGCATTTTCCAGCTACTAgctcaatattttgtttttcttcccacctGGGCAGTAGCCCGAAGTGCTGGGGGTGGTGAGTGCACCCTAGAAGTTGGGACAGCTGAAATACAATACTGAAATAACTTCTTGTTTTGGTCCCACAGAACGAGCAGCTGGGGTGTATCACAGGGAGTCTCGCTCTGGGAAGTACCAGCTCACCTACGCAGAAGCAAAAGCGGTTTGTGAATACGAGGGAGGACACCTGGCCACCtatcagcagctggaggcagccaGAAAAATaggtcaggaaaaaaacacagcccTTTGCTTTTCACCTCGCTCATTCATAACGCTGCCGGTCTCGTATTCTCGTGAATGTTGTGAACTCTGGGACTGTGAGATTTGTAAACTCCCTGGATTTTTGCCCAAGTCGCAGGTAATGTTCTCCCTCGGTAACAGAGCAACATCTGCACACAGGGCTGCGCATTCCCCAGAGCTCTGGGTGCTGCGCAGTCGCAGAACCAGTAACACCAGTGGAGAACCATCTGGCCAAGCTGGGAAGCAATGGTACCTCCCCAGCTACAGCCCCCGGGGGCTGCAGCGGAAGGTATTTATCACCAGGGAGCTTCTTTAATAAACGtgctttgctatttttcatatgatgttttcaaaatgtttattcCAGCCTTATTTGCTCTGAGAATGAGTGCTGTGCTTGGagtgaaaagcagagctgagcaagGGCTCTACTGTATTTCTGTTTGATTCCTCATCAGAAATTATTAATTCATTCAGAGCATTaggaaaacaatggaaaatatCCTCCGCTTGAGAAATTTGCGGGCTACGCCGCTGAGTCACGAGCTGGCTCTCGGCACCAGCACACATGTAAAAAGGGTACTTTTGTCTTTCTGAGTAGCTCATAGTCCTGGGACGCCACAAATATGTTCCAGTTTGTCTCAGTGAAAACATTGAATTGGTCTCTAGCAGACAGTGAATAACATTGCATTCTTTGGCTATTGTTTTTAAGTTCTCAGCCACAAAGTGCATTAACAGGATCTTTTTGTTCAGCAAGAAATACTTGAGGCAATTCAggtatttaaatttaaatagaaaGTATTTTATGTAAATACTTGGTTTTCTTAGCTGTCTTCTGTATGTTGTATTTTGCTCACTCTCAGAACTTAATGCTGCAAACTCTTGAGATATGATTGAGTAAATTGTATGACTTCAAAAAGGAATTGTATGATTGTATGATTGAGTAAATGTATGATTGTATGATTGTATGATTGAGTAAATTGTATGACTtcaaaagggaaataaagaaCACACTTTTATAACTCATCCAGTGTATAATTTGGTTACAATTGCTGCTATAGCACTTAAAACTCACTGCCTGGGAAACTATATAGtccatctgcatttttttttcaaatgaagagCCAATAATCATGTTGTGGAGAATACAAAGCTATTTTatgttctgtatttaaaattatcCTCTCAAAGTATTGTTCTTTCCTGTAGTCCAATTTCTATCAGGCCAATTACAACCAAATAGTTGATCAGCATAAGACTATACTTGAAGAAAAGCAGTTCTTCTTGCCTAAGATTGGTGTATCACATCCGTGTCTCATTTTCTGCCTGTTGCAGGTTTCCACGTGTGCGCTGCTGGCTGGATGGCGAAGGGCAGAGTTGGTTATCCCATAGTAAAAGCCGGAGCCAAGTGTGGCTTTGGAAAAACTGGTATTGTCGATTATGGGATCCGCCTCAACAGAAGCGAGAGATGGGATGCCTACTGCTACAACCCCAACGGTGTGTTCACAAACAACCCATTGCACTTCAGGTCTAAGATTAGGACAACGGGCCGTGCTCTCTGGCTGCTCGGCGTGAGTTGGCTTCTATACCACAAACACGCTGTCCGAGAAGGGGGGGGTGTGTGGATACAAATGTGTTTGGAGCCTTGCGCCAAGCCCCCTCTGCTGGTACCCATAGCAGATCTGGCTTGCTCAGAGCTCCGTGTCTCTGCTCTGCGTCGCACCATGTAGAGCTGGTTTTAAGCAAAGTCCTTTCTGAAGCTAAAAATGTAATGATGTGCTGGTTTTGACTAAAAAAGTAAGTAATATTTTCAATGTGATGTGCTAATGTCTTGTTTTGTATAAGTGTTTACATTTAGATTACAATTTCACATAAGTTACTAATCCGAGATGTTTAATGTGGGAACCATTTTCCAGATATTTTGCCTTTAAACAGGCTAAATTTAGTATCAACCCTTATTCCTTCTTTCCTGTGCTTGAGATAGAACAACTTTTCAAAATGCATGCCATGTCTGGGACTGAAACATCGGGGAGATCCAGCTCTCAGcagttctctgtgtgtgtgtgcatgtgtaatTAAATGGAGAAAAGCGGATCTCCAAAGCAGATCTGGAGACATGGTTCAAACATGACTGTTAAGATTTCAGATATGGGACATCTCCTGTATTCACCTCCATTCACCACGCTGCAGATGACTGAATTATTGAGACGGCCGCTGTTTCAGTTTAGCTCAGAATCGCTTCACCTagcaagaaagacagaaaaagtaggcaccaagaagaaaagcaaagcccaAGTTTGTGCACTGCTTGGCTCTCCCACTACTCCAAGTATCTTACCCCGCCTGGCAGAGCCAAAAATCAGAGTTGTCCGTGACGTCTGTACAGCTGTGCACATTTTGTTTGTGCTTGTTTATGTGAGCTGGGCAGTTGTTAATCAAATAGCTCTGTGGGGTGGGGGACGTTCCCAGATGTTCAGCGTACAAAGAAAACTGCACAAGAGGCTACTGCTTTCGTTATTACTGCCTGTAAACTGTCAGCATGACTTTCTCCTTTGTCGGCCGCCTCCTCTGTGCTGAGAGGTGGTTATTTTCCAAATGTGCTGcttggttagagaagaaaaggaaaccaGAGCTGCCAACGCTCAGCAGAGCTCGAGTCTCTCTCATTAAAGGGATATATATTCACAGCTGATAGACACCACCACAAAGCCTGGCAGAATTGTCTGTTTGCAGGTGGGAGACAAGTagccttggggaaaaaaagacaaatctcTGGTGGAACTGAGCCTGTGCTCTTCTCTAGGATGCTCAAGATGTCAAGAGGAACTTGTGCAACTGTTTGCATGTTTGAAATGCACGTCCAACGTAGGAATGATCTGGAAATACAGGACTTGTGGACAATGTACAGCCTACAAGGGCTAATCACACATCTCTTGTGAATACCGAGTACTTAAATACATGAAAAGTGCTGTCGTGCTGGGTGTTCCTGGGTGATTTCCTACAGATCTGCTGGGCCCAAGTGCACAAAGATTTAAACTGTAGCCATACCCAGAATGAATACTTAAACTCTgatgttgttatttttctcttaggAAAAGAATGTGGTGGAGTCTTCACAGATTCAAAACACGTTTTTAAGTCACCAGGCTACCCGAATGAGTATGAAAATGATCAAATTTGCTACTGGCATATTAGAGTAAAGTATGGACAACGTATTCATCTACAGTTTCTAGAGTTTGATGTTGAAGACGACACTGCTTGTATGGCTGATTTCTTGGAAATCTATGATAGCTATGATGACATCAATGGCTTTGTGGGCAGGTAAAGCAATTCCAGCTTTATTATGCAaataatcaaattattttttttttccccagaacatTACTTGAGAAGAACACTGTATTACCTTATTCAATTAGCACCTCTGATATGCCCATAGTACTTGTAGCAATAGTACCTGACTTTCCTGGCAATTTACTGTCATTATCACAGGCTGGTAAGGGGTTTCAGAAGATTGTGCTTTGCCCGTTTCTGCTTTAAATTGCGTGAAAGAAAGCTGCAAGACTTTTTATTTAGCTGCTTATCTTAATTCTCTatcattttaaaggaagaacTCTTAGCAATCTCAAACagtattttgtgtttgctttaaatgaaaggaggaaaggCATAGTGTTAAAGTGTtagcaaaaatgtgtttaatttaaGTTACTATTTGctacagaagtaaaatattttctaacaatATCAGGACAGGTGTTATATATCACCTCTTACTAGATTTAGTTTCCCACTTCTCttaattctcattttcttttcttcgaTGTTGTATTTTTGCTTGTCCTGTAGCGGTCATATTTTAGTATGAAGTACCTCAATATtccagaacaaaaaataaaccagaagaaGTGATAAAAAACACTTGCCAGTTCCTGCCACTTTTCACATCGTCTCTACAAATCATGTGTAGCGAGGAAAGGATATAGTCCATTTGTTCCGCCTTTACAGataattttacatatttttcttcactttgttctttctttcttagcCTTGGGCCATTGTTCTTTTCCTTGTTaaattgctctttttcttgttttgcatcATTTACTTCCTGCATATgttgaaaaatgtttcctgGATTCTTCCCTCCCCTAAACCTTGCTATAAGATAATGACAAAAATCCTTTAGGCAATTGCTTTTAATGTATAGAGGAGAATCACATACACTGAATACCTACAACAATTTAGCCCCGTGAGCCCCAGCTCCAAGAGACAGGACACCCTAAGAGctggaatatatatatatggaggATATGGAATATTTGCTGTGTCATTTAGTCatgaccctttttttttccaggttttgtgGAGATGAGTTACCAGATGATATCATTAGCACAGGTAATATATTTGCACTATTTATGTTAAAAACCAGCCAAATCACCTTTTGTCCCTACTTTCTAACAGTATATGGTTAAGATGTCCAAAGACACAATCTCTGCTCTGTGTCATAAACTGCTATTCAAAACTGCCAGCATGCTCTTTCATCAGTGCAGTTACTtctaaataatggaaaaataaaacaaaccaaaactctAGTTAGAAGATAAGCAGGGTACATCTCGCTGGCCTTCTGGAGGTAGGACACCTACACACGTTGAGTTTTCACACAGGCATTTTTATACAGCAGCCCTGTAACCAGTAACCGAGCTCTACCTACGCACACGATCTTCATGCACcaatttttcccatttcaagAGCAAGGGACATAAGAACACTTCCAAAGCCGGCTATAGACATTATTCcatttatatatttaagcaGCAGGTCGAGGTCTGATCACACGTAAATCAAAGCCATGTTTACCTTTCTTTGCTCAAGCGTCACCAAGTCGCCGTAGCACAGATCACACCTGTGCGAGGAAGCAGCCATGCTCCCTCCCATTCCCGACCCACAGCTGGAATcagcaaaaagagaagaaaaaagttgaaTTGTGCCGTCCCTGAGCTCCCAGTTTACAGGTGGAGATGAGCAGGTGACGCTCATGGGAGGGTGAGACCCCTATTTCACCCCGAGATCCCTGAGGCTCTGTGACAGATGTGACATTTGAGTGAAGCTGAGCAGCATTGTaaagaacaggatttttttttgtagaaagcACCGGTCACAATAAAACTTTATCACCCTCTGGGCTCTGCGGAGAAATTGCTCTGATGCAAACCTGCCTGCTTTTCCATGGGGTTAATAGAGCTATTCTATAATCCTCCCAGGCCGCAGCTCAGATGCAGACAGACCAGGCGGATTGCTTGAAAGATCTCAGAAACAAGAAAGAGCATTTCAAAAATAACTCTGAAATAGCACATGTTTATGCCACGCGAAAATGtaacctttgcttttctttttcttgtcccAGGCAATGTTATGACCTTGAAGTTTTTGACAGATGCCTCAGTGACTGCTGGTGGGTTTCAAATTCGATATACTACTATGGACACGCCATCAAAATCAAGTGATGGAAGGAACACGACATctcaaggaaaaacaaacttctTACCTGGAAAATTTGGTATTATGTGAGAAAAATAACGAGACACCCCCATTAGGAAACTTATTTTAGAACGCAGTTCAGATACCCGTTTCTTCAGATAAGACATTTTCTTcatatctttctttttattttctgcttttatataaGTTTTGTTAATAAAGTATACcaggaaataaattataaaatatactTACATGAATAATAGAAGACTACTTTTGAATTACAAGTACTGTAAAAATCTGCAGAACTAATTGTTACcgaagattttaaaattatttttctatataaaGTGCTGCTTCTCCTCATTTCTTGCACCGTTTGACCAAACCTTTTGTGTGACTGCTTCGATTATTTTAAGATTTATGCTGTTCTACCCTTATTTTCCTTTAgactaagcttttttttaagatacataAATTCATGTTGTGGATGGCCCATCAGCCACCCATATAATTGTCTGAAGTCAGAAGATTGGGAAGCAGCACTAACAGCAGAGAATCAATTATATTATCATAACTTTCTTGTGAGATGAATCACAAACTACTCAATGAATTTTGCCACGGTTTCCTCATCCAGAAAAAGAGATGTTCAAGTCCTTTCACTTCTCTGATTTCACTTAGtaacaaatgaaatgaaagactTGGTAATGATAATAAAACTGGTGAGATGAAGCATCAGAAGAAATTGCCAAGTAGCAGCAAAGCCCTTCAGAAAATACCGTCGGGATGCCGTATGTTTACACGGGTTTTAAGAAGACTGTACTATTTTGAATTTATGAACATAAATCATTCTCTGTATGTTTTTTACTTCGGTTTAAATTCCTCAGTCTGAAACAGCATTAAAGCTACCTCTGTTTTAATTGTGTCCTGAGTTTCcagtgaattatttttatttcttgagaGCTTTTCAGACTTTGAAacaattttcttgatttaagGCAGTAAATAAGTTTTAAGagtttctctctttcactcTGGAAGTTTCCCTGACCCCAGGTCTGCCGAATTCTAGTGCCCACTGAGAATTTTCctgtgaattattttgttttggagcGCTGTGAATTCCTCAGGAACAGTGTTgcacaaggggagcaggatcCTAAGCTAGTCAGACCCatctttgctttatttatgCTAATACTCGGctctttaaatttatttcattttagagCTTTTATTGTTGTGATTTCATTGTGAATATAATCCTgcttcccagctgtgctggagaaTAATGTTGCAGTAGCACTGCAGCTTCTATCCATGCAATTTCCAACACTTTATTCATGCTTCATGTGAGCACCAGGAAAAGAAGTTTGGATCACTGGGTTTAATGGGATCAAGCTGCACCAAAAATCTACTGATATTTTTTAATCCTCCTGCCTGGTGGATGGAATAAGCCTGTTCACATCCTCCTGTCATCCTGGTTCTCCAAAATAATCAAAACTGTTTATTAATAATAAGAAAAGTGCATAAAGAGAATcgttaacattttatttatgacctagggtgtgtttttgttgtcttggggtcttttttttggttgtgtttatAATGGAGAAGCAACAAGTCTTGAACGGATGTGGATCAGAACCGAGGGGTGTACAGGAAAAATCTGCTTGTCGGTCAACCCCCATGGAGCCAGAGGGGCTTTTAACGGTATTGCCCCATTTTATCACTACAGCTCCGACTCGGGGACCCCGTTAAA includes these proteins:
- the TNFAIP6 gene encoding tumor necrosis factor-inducible gene 6 protein; translated protein: MIALVFLSALLWDKAQAWGFKDGVLHNSIWLERAAGVYHRESRSGKYQLTYAEAKAVCEYEGGHLATYQQLEAARKIGFHVCAAGWMAKGRVGYPIVKAGAKCGFGKTGIVDYGIRLNRSERWDAYCYNPNGKECGGVFTDSKHVFKSPGYPNEYENDQICYWHIRVKYGQRIHLQFLEFDVEDDTACMADFLEIYDSYDDINGFVGRFCGDELPDDIISTGNVMTLKFLTDASVTAGGFQIRYTTMDTPSKSSDGRNTTSQGKTNFLPGKFGIM